From Streptomyces fungicidicus, one genomic window encodes:
- a CDS encoding ABC transporter permease, with protein MTSPIKAEDSGSAAVLDPELAPAAENTAAKGVKQPEGRSPGQLMWQRFKRDRTGVISACVVIFFFAVSALAPLIAKVYGKNPYTLYAQEPDFPFLLDDFAMPTGSFGGMSGDFWFGVEPKLGRDVFTMLLYGIRTSLYMAVVVTTLCVLTGVIIGMVMGYFGGRVDYWLGRVTDFFLAFPQQLFFIAFMPVVTAMFVSPQDETPTYLRAVAITLVMWFLGWMGLARLVRSSVLSLAEREFVEAAKVSGASPWRIVRKEILPNIVTPILVQATYILPSTILSIAFLSFIGVGFVEPTPDWGRMFAIGADVYEQDPMFMFFPGVALVVFVLAFNLLGDSVRDAFDPKTGR; from the coding sequence ATGACCAGTCCAATCAAGGCCGAGGACTCCGGGTCCGCGGCTGTCTTGGACCCTGAGCTCGCGCCGGCCGCTGAAAACACGGCCGCCAAGGGCGTCAAGCAGCCCGAGGGTCGTTCCCCCGGCCAGTTGATGTGGCAGCGCTTCAAGCGCGACCGTACCGGAGTCATCTCCGCGTGCGTGGTGATTTTCTTCTTCGCTGTCTCCGCGCTCGCGCCGCTCATCGCGAAGGTGTACGGCAAGAACCCGTACACGCTGTACGCCCAGGAGCCGGACTTCCCGTTCCTCCTGGACGACTTCGCCATGCCCACCGGTTCCTTCGGCGGCATGTCGGGCGACTTCTGGTTCGGTGTCGAGCCCAAGCTCGGCCGTGACGTCTTCACCATGCTGCTGTACGGCATCCGTACCTCGCTGTACATGGCTGTGGTCGTCACGACACTCTGTGTGCTTACCGGTGTGATCATCGGTATGGTTATGGGCTACTTCGGCGGTCGGGTCGACTACTGGCTGGGCCGGGTCACGGACTTCTTCCTGGCCTTCCCGCAGCAGCTGTTCTTCATCGCCTTCATGCCCGTCGTCACCGCGATGTTCGTCTCCCCGCAGGACGAGACCCCCACCTACCTGCGGGCCGTGGCGATCACCCTGGTGATGTGGTTCCTCGGCTGGATGGGCCTCGCCCGCCTGGTGCGCAGCTCCGTGCTGTCACTGGCGGAGCGGGAGTTCGTCGAGGCGGCCAAGGTGTCCGGAGCCTCTCCGTGGCGCATCGTGCGCAAGGAGATCCTCCCGAACATCGTCACACCGATCCTGGTGCAGGCCACCTACATCCTGCCGAGCACCATCCTCTCCATCGCCTTCCTCTCGTTCATCGGTGTCGGCTTCGTCGAGCCGACCCCGGACTGGGGCCGGATGTTCGCCATCGGCGCCGACGTGTACGAGCAGGATCCGATGTTCATGTTCTTCCCCGGCGTCGCACTGGTGGTCTTCGTGCTCGCCTTCAACCTTCTCGGAGACTCCGTCCGGGACGCATTCGACCCCAAGACCGGACGGTAA
- a CDS encoding ABC transporter substrate-binding protein: MKPTRTRTARAIAVAIVAGSLALTGCSSDNGGGSKGKDDSKNQKDAAEQQDPVAYGDAAASNGPAEEVAGAKSGGFINVYMQSDLSHQDPGQIYVSDAGQFANLIHRGLTNYQEDDEGNLTVVGDIATDSGQSSDGGKTWTYKLKDNIKDEDGNAITSADIRHTIERQYSKVIFDGPTYIQTWLSGADYRKALPDGPYKGKHLPDSVLETPDDKTVVFHFDQPRPDLPQALAMAGYAIVPEKADTKEKYDDAPKSLGPYKIAEYKPGKSMKLVKNDQWDAKTDSVRHQYVDGYNFSSTIDQASQTKRLIADQGEAKNAIQFTDSVDPAQMSTVIGDANAKKRTIQGYQPYVWQLTFNLDRVKDKKIRDAITYAIPNQSMVQADGGRYGGEVAGGLLAPTLPNFDPEYDPFGKLKKPNGDIEKAKQLLKEAGVKEGTKLTYAYSNTPRGQAQQVIIKDALAKIGLDVQAKEIDRASFYEQVGKLDNPYDIYMTGWGQDWSSPSTVITPVYDGTQVQDGASNYSHIDDKQVNELIEKALTQQPEEAAKTWEQAHHRIVEEINPAAPVYFSKQIQLYGSNIGGAKYSNESSYIDINDLYLKKP; the protein is encoded by the coding sequence ATGAAGCCCACCAGAACGCGTACCGCGCGTGCCATCGCCGTCGCCATCGTGGCCGGCTCGCTGGCGCTGACCGGCTGCTCCAGCGACAACGGCGGCGGCAGCAAGGGCAAGGACGACTCGAAGAACCAGAAGGACGCCGCCGAGCAGCAGGACCCTGTCGCCTACGGGGACGCCGCCGCCTCCAACGGCCCGGCGGAAGAGGTCGCCGGCGCCAAGTCCGGTGGCTTCATCAACGTCTACATGCAGTCGGACCTGAGCCACCAGGACCCGGGGCAGATCTACGTCAGCGACGCCGGCCAGTTCGCCAACCTGATCCACCGCGGGCTGACGAACTACCAGGAGGACGACGAGGGCAACCTGACCGTCGTCGGTGACATCGCCACCGACTCCGGCCAGTCCTCCGACGGCGGCAAGACCTGGACGTACAAGCTCAAGGACAACATCAAGGACGAGGACGGCAACGCCATCACCTCGGCCGACATCCGTCACACCATCGAGCGCCAGTACTCGAAGGTCATTTTCGACGGCCCGACCTACATCCAGACCTGGCTCTCGGGCGCCGACTACCGCAAGGCGCTGCCGGACGGCCCGTACAAGGGCAAGCACCTGCCGGACTCCGTGCTGGAGACCCCGGACGACAAGACGGTCGTCTTCCACTTCGACCAGCCGCGCCCGGACCTCCCGCAGGCCCTCGCCATGGCCGGCTACGCCATCGTGCCCGAGAAGGCGGACACGAAGGAGAAGTACGACGACGCCCCGAAGTCGCTCGGCCCCTACAAGATCGCCGAGTACAAGCCGGGCAAGTCCATGAAGCTGGTCAAGAACGACCAGTGGGACGCCAAGACGGACTCGGTGCGCCACCAGTACGTCGACGGCTACAACTTCTCCTCGACCATCGACCAGGCCAGCCAGACCAAGCGTCTGATCGCCGACCAGGGCGAGGCCAAGAACGCCATCCAGTTCACCGACTCGGTGGACCCGGCGCAGATGTCCACGGTCATCGGTGACGCCAACGCCAAGAAGCGCACGATCCAGGGTTACCAGCCCTACGTGTGGCAGCTGACCTTCAACCTGGACCGGGTGAAGGACAAGAAGATCCGCGACGCCATCACCTACGCCATCCCGAACCAGTCCATGGTTCAGGCGGACGGTGGCCGTTACGGCGGTGAGGTCGCCGGCGGTCTGCTCGCCCCGACCCTGCCGAACTTCGACCCCGAGTACGACCCGTTCGGCAAGCTGAAGAAGCCCAACGGTGACATCGAGAAGGCCAAGCAGCTGCTGAAGGAGGCGGGTGTCAAGGAGGGCACGAAGCTCACCTACGCCTACTCCAACACCCCGCGCGGCCAGGCCCAGCAGGTCATCATCAAGGACGCCCTGGCCAAGATCGGCCTCGACGTCCAGGCCAAGGAGATCGACCGGGCCAGCTTCTACGAGCAGGTCGGCAAGCTGGACAACCCGTACGACATCTACATGACCGGCTGGGGCCAGGACTGGTCGTCGCCGTCCACGGTCATCACCCCCGTCTACGACGGCACGCAGGTCCAGGACGGTGCGTCGAACTACTCGCACATCGACGACAAGCAGGTCAACGAGCTGATCGAGAAGGCTCTGACGCAGCAGCCCGAGGAGGCCGCCAAGACCTGGGAGCAGGCTCACCACCGCATCGTGGAGGAGATCAACCCGGCTGCCCCGGTCTACTTCTCGAAGCAGATCCAGCTCTACGGCTCGAACATCGGTGGCGCCAAGTACAGCAACGAGTCGAGCTACATCGACATCAACGACCTGTACCTGAAGAAGCCGTAA